One stretch of Rana temporaria chromosome 10, aRanTem1.1, whole genome shotgun sequence DNA includes these proteins:
- the LOC120916361 gene encoding major royal jelly protein 3-like isoform X2, giving the protein MEFCMKIAVCFLILLPTTAQSTSAKPRQEIAPRTRHFPGIETGTPTTEETPHIQAIDRSDSNSTKKRQEIAPRTRHFPGNERGTPTTEATPHIQAIDRSDSNSTTKNEVQRRVDETAERILNESFLTTLNIVGLAVAGLLVIIGIIVVYCYCFLRQKKPEDSGSDDISPSLGSSKNVNTYQGDLYKPDLYQNGSRQDDSLQNGSLQNGSLQNGSLQNGSLQNGSRQDDSLQNGSRQNGSRQDDSLQNGSLQNGSLQNGSLQNGSLQNGSLQNGSLQNGSLQNGSLQNGLYQNGSHQN; this is encoded by the exons ATGGAGTTTTGCATGAAAATTGCTGTTTGTTTTCTTATCCTTTTGCCTACAACTGCGCAGAGCACCTCTGCAAAACCAA GACAAGAAATTGCACCaagaacaaggcattttcctggtATTGAAACAGGGACCCCCACCACGGAGGAAACACCCCACATACAGGCTATCGACAGGAGTGATAGTAACTCTACTAAGAAGA GACAAGAAATTGCACCaagaacaaggcattttcctggtAATGAAAGGGGGACCCCCACCACGGAGGCAACACCCCACATACAGGCTATCGACAGGAGTGATAGTAACTCTACTACGAAGA aTGAGGTCCAGAGGAGAGTTGATGAAACTGCAGAAAGGATTTTAAATGAATCTTTCCTCACCACACTCAATATTGTTGGCTTAGCGGTTGCGGGATTGCTTGTTATCATCGGCATTATTGTGGTTTACTGCTATTGCTTCTTG CGCCAAAAAAAACCTGAGGACTCTGGCTCAGATGACATAAGCCCAAGTTTGGGCAGCTCAAAGAATGTCAACACATACCAGGGTGACTTATACAAGCCTGACTTATACCAGAATGGCTCGCGCCAGGATGACTCGCTACAGAATGGCTCGCTACAGAATGGCTCGCTACAGAATGGCTCGCTACAGAATGGCTCGCTCCAGAATGGCTCGCGCCAGGATGACTCGTTACAGAATGGCTCGCGCCAGAATGGCTCGCGCCAGGATGACTCGTTACAGAATGGCTCGCTACAGAATGGCTCGCTACAGAATGGCTCGCTACAGAATGGCTCGCTACAGAATGGCTCGCTACAGAATGGCTCGCTACAGAATGGCTCGCTCCAGAATGGCTCGCTCCAGAATGGCTTGTACCAGAATGGCTCGCACCAGAATTAA
- the LOC120916361 gene encoding uncharacterized protein LOC120916361 isoform X1 — MEFCMKIAVCFLILLPTTAQSTSAKPRQEIAPRTRHFPGIETGTPTTEETPHIQAIDRSDSNSTKKRQEIAPRTRHFPGNERGTPTTEATPHIQAIDRSDSNSTTKRTTTTPKPVFVINQHEVQRRVDETAERILNESFLTTLNIVGLAVAGLLVIIGIIVVYCYCFLRQKKPEDSGSDDISPSLGSSKNVNTYQGDLYKPDLYQNGSRQDDSLQNGSLQNGSLQNGSLQNGSLQNGSRQDDSLQNGSRQNGSRQDDSLQNGSLQNGSLQNGSLQNGSLQNGSLQNGSLQNGSLQNGSLQNGLYQNGSHQN, encoded by the exons ATGGAGTTTTGCATGAAAATTGCTGTTTGTTTTCTTATCCTTTTGCCTACAACTGCGCAGAGCACCTCTGCAAAACCAA GACAAGAAATTGCACCaagaacaaggcattttcctggtATTGAAACAGGGACCCCCACCACGGAGGAAACACCCCACATACAGGCTATCGACAGGAGTGATAGTAACTCTACTAAGAAGA GACAAGAAATTGCACCaagaacaaggcattttcctggtAATGAAAGGGGGACCCCCACCACGGAGGCAACACCCCACATACAGGCTATCGACAGGAGTGATAGTAACTCTACTACGAAGA gAACGACCACTACTCCGAAACCAGTGTTTGTGATCAACCAAC aTGAGGTCCAGAGGAGAGTTGATGAAACTGCAGAAAGGATTTTAAATGAATCTTTCCTCACCACACTCAATATTGTTGGCTTAGCGGTTGCGGGATTGCTTGTTATCATCGGCATTATTGTGGTTTACTGCTATTGCTTCTTG CGCCAAAAAAAACCTGAGGACTCTGGCTCAGATGACATAAGCCCAAGTTTGGGCAGCTCAAAGAATGTCAACACATACCAGGGTGACTTATACAAGCCTGACTTATACCAGAATGGCTCGCGCCAGGATGACTCGCTACAGAATGGCTCGCTACAGAATGGCTCGCTACAGAATGGCTCGCTACAGAATGGCTCGCTCCAGAATGGCTCGCGCCAGGATGACTCGTTACAGAATGGCTCGCGCCAGAATGGCTCGCGCCAGGATGACTCGTTACAGAATGGCTCGCTACAGAATGGCTCGCTACAGAATGGCTCGCTACAGAATGGCTCGCTACAGAATGGCTCGCTACAGAATGGCTCGCTACAGAATGGCTCGCTCCAGAATGGCTCGCTCCAGAATGGCTTGTACCAGAATGGCTCGCACCAGAATTAA